CTCGACCGACCGGTGCTCGGTGACCTTGCCCGCCCGCTCGCGCTCGCGGTCCTCGGGCAGTTCGGGTCCGGGGTCCATGCCCATCGCCGTCCGGGCGGCACGCACGTAGTACAGGCCCTCCAGCGCGGTCTGCCGGGCCAGCCTGGCCTGCTCGGCCGTCTGCGCCTGCTCCAGTTCAGAGCCCGCGGCGTTGTACCGCTCGGAGGCGTCGGCCATCGCCTGTTGCGAGGCGATGTCGGTGCCGGTCAGGTTCAGCACCTGGCCGCCGAGCCGCTCCACCCAGCGGCGGGCGTCCGCCTTGGCGTCGTCCAGTTGCCGTTGCCTTCTCGCCGCTTGCGTGCGCACGAAGTAAATACCGCCCCCGATGACGAGGACGAGCAGGACGATCAGCGCTATCGCGGTACCCATGGTTCACTCCTCCTCGGAGGGCTTGCTGAACCGGACAACGCGGACTCTAGTCCAGAGGTTCCCTCGCGTGCTGCCGCGTGCGCGGTCCCGGTGCGCACTGGTCCGGAAAACTAGAACATGTTACATTTTGACCGACCCGTGCGGCACGGCAGGGATGGTGGCATGAAGTTCACGTTGTCGGTGGCGATGAGCCCGCTGGACCAACTGGCAGAACTGGCGGTCACGGCCGAGGAATGCGGATTCGCGGCGATCGCGCTCCCGGACTCGCTCTTCTACTCGGAGACGGTGACCGCCGACTACCCCTATACCCCGGATGGAAACAGGTTCTGGGACGAGGAGACACCCTGGGTCGATCCGTTGATCGCGGCCGCGTCGATGGGTGCGGTGACGAGCACGATCCGGTTCTACACCTCGGTGCTGAAGCTGGGCTCGCGCAACCCGGTGCTGCTCGCCCGCCAGGTCGGCTCGGTGGCCGCGCTCACCGGCGACCGGTTCGGGCTCGGCCTCGGCGTCGGCTGGTCGCCGGAGGAGTTCGCCTGGTGCGGGGCACCTTACGAGCACCGGGGCAAACGGGTGGACGAGGCGATCGAGGTGCTGCGGCTGATCCTCGGCGGCGGCATGGTCGAGTACCACGGCCGCTTCTTCGACTTCGGCAAGCTCCGGATGAGCCCGGCCCCGCGGGCCAGGGTGCCGTTCTACGTCGGCGGGCACACCGAGGCGGCGTTACGCCGGGCCGCGCGGGTG
The sequence above is drawn from the Amycolatopsis aidingensis genome and encodes:
- a CDS encoding TIGR03619 family F420-dependent LLM class oxidoreductase; this encodes MKFTLSVAMSPLDQLAELAVTAEECGFAAIALPDSLFYSETVTADYPYTPDGNRFWDEETPWVDPLIAAASMGAVTSTIRFYTSVLKLGSRNPVLLARQVGSVAALTGDRFGLGLGVGWSPEEFAWCGAPYEHRGKRVDEAIEVLRLILGGGMVEYHGRFFDFGKLRMSPAPRARVPFYVGGHTEAALRRAARVGDGWSSAMMKFDDLDATIQRLRQLRGEFGRDGEPFEIQAVCIDRFGVDGYRQQAEIGVTDIITMPWVFEGLGFDADIGKKKDSIKKFADEIITSF